A single genomic interval of Spinacia oleracea cultivar Varoflay chromosome 6, BTI_SOV_V1, whole genome shotgun sequence harbors:
- the LOC110803609 gene encoding serine/threonine-protein phosphatase PP1 isozyme 2 produces MEPAVLDDIINRLLDFRNARPGAARQVQLSESEIRQLCTAAKDIFLQQPNLLELEAPIKICGDIHGQYGDLLRLFEYGGFPPEANYLFLGDYVDRGKQSLETICLMLSYKIKYPENFFLLRGNHECASINRIYGFYDECKRRFNVRLWKTFTDCFNCLPVAAVIDDKILCMHGGLSPDLTNVDQIKSLSRPTDVPESGLLCDLLWSDPSREVKGWGMNDRGVSYTFGADKVAEFLMKNDMDLICRAHQVVEDGYEFFADRQLVTIFSAPNYCGEFDNAGAMMSVDESLMCSFQILKPSERRRFL; encoded by the exons ATGGAACCGGCGGTGTTGGACGACATAATAAACAGGCTATTGGACTTTCGAAACGCCAGGCCTGGTGCTGCAAGACAGGTTCAGCTTTCTGAGTCTGAGATCCGCCAACTTTGCACGGCTGCCAAAGATATCTTCTTGCAACAACCTAATCTTTTGGAGCTTGAAGCCCCCATCAAGATCTgcg GTGATATCCATGGGCAATATGGTGACCTCTTGAGACTTTTTGAATACGGGGGTTTTCCTCCTGAAGCTAACTACTTATTTCTAGGGGACTATGTTGACCGGGGCAAGCAGAGTTTAGAAACAATTTGCCTTATGCTTTCTTACAAAATTAAATATCCAGAAAATTTCTTCCTTTTACGAGGGAACCATGAATGTGCTTCCATTAACAGGATTTATGGATTTTATGACGAATGTAAACGCCGGTTTAATGTGAGACTTTGGAAGACATTTACTGATTGTTTTAATTGTCTACCTGTGGCTGCTGTTATAGATGACAAAATATTGTGCATGCACGGTGGTCTCTCTCCTGATTTGACTAACGTGGATCAAATAAAAAGTTTATCTCGGCCAACTGATGTACCAGAATCAGGTTTATTATGTGATTTATTGTGGTCAGACCCTTCTAGAGAGGTTAAAGGTTGGGGTATGAATGATCGGGGAGTCTCTTACACCTTCGGTGCTGATAAAGTGGCCGAATTCTTAATGAAGAATGACATGGACCTAATTTGCCGTGCACATCAG GTTGTTGAGGATGGATATGAATTTTTTGCTGATAGACAACTTGTTACTATATTCTCTGCTCCCAATTACTGCGGTGAATTTGATAATGCTGGTGCAATGATGAGTGTTGATGAGAGTTTGATGTGTTCGTTTCAAATCTTGAAGCCGTCTGAGAGAAGAAGATTTCTTTGa